A region of the Candidatus Zixiibacteriota bacterium genome:
TAAAGTAAGAACCGGTGAGGTCTCAGTCAGACCGTAACCCTGAAGGAATTTAATCCCTAAAAGGTCAAAGCATTCAGGTATTATAGAGGGAAGAGGAGCTGCCCCGCAGATTAAGATTCTCAAACTGGAAAGCCCGGCTTTCTCCCTTAAGTTTTTGAAGACATATTTCCCCAGGTTTCTTCCAGATAATTTCTTAACGGTTTTCGTTAAATTAAAGCTCAGGTTAAAAAAAGTCCGGGTTAGAAAGGACTTTTTCTGGATATTTTTCCTCAAGCCAGTGAAAAGCTTCTCATACAAAAGTGGAACCCCAAGAATTATTGTGACTCCGCTGTTCTTTACATCCTCCAAAATCTCTTTGGATTTTAAACTGCGGGCATAGGTTACTCTGGAGCCACCGGAAAGAGGTATTAGAAATCCGGCTGTGCATTCAAAGGTATGATGCAAGGGAAGTAGAGAGAGGAAATTGTCTTCGGGATAAAGCGCTAAAGCTTTTTTTGTTCCCCAGACATCGGACATTATGTTCTTATGAGAAAGCATCACACCTTTGGACTTTCCGGTTGTACCAGAAGTATAGATTATGACTGCGGTATCTTCAGGAGAAACTTCAGTCAATTCAGATTTATTCTGCTTGCCTTTATCCAGAATCTCGGAAAATGAAAATATCCCGTTTCCCTTTTTCTCATCCATACAAACCAGAAAATCAAGTCCCGACAACTTCTTTTTGATTCCGAGAATGTCGAACATGAATCTACCTGAGGTAACCAGACCCTTCATTCCTGAATCTCGAATCAAGGCTTCCATCTCCGAGCACTTCAGCAACGGATCTAAGGGAACTACAATTCCTCCAGCTCCTAAAATCCCTAAATAAGATATCCCCCACTCAGGCCTGTTCTCGGAAACTATCCCCACCCTGTCGTTTTTAGTTATCCCTGAGCCTTTTAGACCCCTGGCAAAAAGAGCAACCTTATTTTCAAGCTCAGCGTAGGTCAGTGAACAGAATTCGTCATTCTTCCAAGTTGATAAGGCGATAGAATCACCAAAAAGGTGTGCGCTCCTCTTTAGCATTTCGGGGATAGTAAGTTCATTTAGCTCTTTTTTGTGCAGGAGCTCATTCATACTTGCTCAATCCTGTTTCCTATACTATTCTATTTAGAACCTATAAATGTCAAGAGATTCCTTTGACGAATTGGACGGGCAAGGTTGCCCGTCTTATCCTACCCTACGGGTGCTTGCTCCTGGTCCGTTTTTCAGGACGAAATTCAAAACCCTTGAACCCGTAGGCGGGGCTCCCAGCCCCGCAGCATCAAAAGGCTTGATAAATCAAGCCCCTACTGACGAATAATGCAGGGACCCACCTCTTCTTTAGCAAAGAATTACTGAAAGAACGATTTATAAATAAGTAAGGGCAGGCTGACCCTGCCCTTTCAGCTAAGAAAATCTTATATGAATCTACCTAAAAAGCTCTGAAACTTTAACCACGGATACATCCTCGGGCTTGATTTTAAGATCAAAAGCTTTGATCTTATCGTCCCCTTCTTTTAAAGATGCAGCATCTACGCCTGAGGGGTATTCAATCACAGTCTGATCTGAGAAAAGCTCTTTTTTGAAATCTTCTGCATTGCTGACAATTGCCACTATCGCAATATCATCCGGGAAAATATACTTCATAAG
Encoded here:
- a CDS encoding AMP-binding protein, with the protein product MNELLHKKELNELTIPEMLKRSAHLFGDSIALSTWKNDEFCSLTYAELENKVALFARGLKGSGITKNDRVGIVSENRPEWGISYLGILGAGGIVVPLDPLLKCSEMEALIRDSGMKGLVTSGRFMFDILGIKKKLSGLDFLVCMDEKKGNGIFSFSEILDKGKQNKSELTEVSPEDTAVIIYTSGTTGKSKGVMLSHKNIMSDVWGTKKALALYPEDNFLSLLPLHHTFECTAGFLIPLSGGSRVTYARSLKSKEILEDVKNSGVTIILGVPLLYEKLFTGLRKNIQKKSFLTRTFFNLSFNLTKTVKKLSGRNLGKYVFKNLREKAGLSSLRILICGAAPLPSIIPECFDLLGIKFLQGYGLTETSPVLTLNPYDKPKYSSVGLPIPGAEIKIFEPDKDGVGEILAKGNMVMKGYYNNPEETEKVLKNGWLYTGDLGWKDKDGYFYIVGRRKNVIVSSAGKNIYPEEIENQLIQSPCILEALVLGKKVSGGEEVEAVVVPNLEYIQQLQGDKIPDEENLRLLMKQEIEKCCEGIADYKRVKHFQIRKEEFEKTSTRKIKRFLFKQI